From the genome of Thermotoga sp. Mc24:
ATCTGAACGGTGTGTTTCTTGACAGGAAAAATCCGAGAAGAGCGGTGAGAGCTCTCAGGGAAGCTATTGAAAAGCTCAAAAGTGGTGTTACCTTCATCGTCTTTCCGGAGGGAACAAGATCACCGGACGGAAGGGTTCTTCCTTTCAAAAAGGACAGCCTCATGATCGCTATGAAAACCGGTGTTCCAGTTCTTCCCGTTTCCATCTGGGGAACTTATCTGCTGATTCCAAAAGGAAGATGGACGTTCACCCCCGGAAAAGTCTTTCTCAAGATACACGAGCCGATCGATCCGAAAAAATTTTCGAGCGAGGAAGAACTCAGAAAATACGTGGAAGAGGTTGTGAAAAGGGGTGTTGAAGAGTTAGAAACGAGGTGGTCGAAATGAAGGTTTATTTTGACAACAACGCGACGACGAGGGTGGACGATCGGGTTCTCGAAGAGATGATCGTTTTCTACCGCGAAAAGTATGGAAATCCCAATTCCGCACACGGCATGGGTATAGAAGTCAATTTGCACATGGAAAAAGCAAGAGAAAAGGTGGCGAAAATACTCGGTGTCTCACCCTCAGAAATATTCTTCACCTCCTGTGCGACGGAGTCGATAAACTGGGTCCTCAAAACAGTCGCTGAGACATTTGAGAAAAGAAAAAGAACCATCATCACCACTCCCGTAGAACACAAAGCGGTTCTTGAAACAGTGAAATATCTCTCGATGAAGGGTTTCAAGGTGAAGTACGTTCCCGTTGACTCCAGGGGTGTTGTGAAACTGGAAGAACTGGAAAAGCTCGTAGATGAGGATACGTTCCTCGTCAGTATCATGGCTGCGAACAACGAGGTGGGTACCATCCAGCCTGTTGAAGATGTGGTCAGGATAGTGAAAAAAAAGAACAGAGAAATTCTTGTTCATGTCGATGCCGTTCAGACGATTGGGAAGATCCCGTTCTCCCTCGAGAGACTGGGAGTGGACTACGCGAGTTTCAGCGCGCACAAATTTCACGGACCGAAAGGCGTTGGAATAACATACGTCAGGAGGGGAGTTCCCATCAGACCCCTCATACACGGTGGGGGGCAGGAAAGAGGGCTCAGATCTGGAACGCAGAATGTGCCGGGAATCGTCGGGGCAGCCCGTGCCATGGAAATCGCCGTTGAAGAGCTGAGCGAAGCAGCAAAACACATGGAGAAACTCAGAAGCAAACTCGTATCTGGTTTGAAGAGCTTGGGAGCCCAAATCATAACTCCTCTGGAGGTATCCCTTCCCAACACACTCTCCGTTTCTTTTCCGAACATCAGAGGGTCCACTCTTCAGAACCTTCTCTCCGGGTATGGTATTTATGTTTCAACGTCATCAGCCTGTACCAGCAAAGATGAAAGATTGAGCCATGTTCTGGATGCGATGGGAATCGATAGACAAATTGCCCAAGGGGCCATCAGAATCAGCCTCTGCAAATACAACACGGAGGAAGAAGTGAATTATTTCCTCGAGAAAATCGAAGAAATTCTCGGTTTTCTGGATTTAACTGAAAATAATCGCCGATAATGGTATAATTTCAACCAGAAGGGGGAATATCTGGTGATAAGAAGCATGACCGGCTTCAGCAGAGTCGAGAAGGTGTCTGGTCCCTATCACTTCAGAGTCGAAGTGAAGTCTTTGAATTCGAAAGGTCTGAACATCATAAACCAGTTGCCTGGGTACCTTTCAATGAAAGAAATAGATTTGAACAATCTCGTGCAGGAGTACGTGAACAGGGGAAAAGTTCAAATCCGAATTCAGGTGAAGTTCCTGGAACCTCCCAAGGTTCTCGAAATAGACAAAAACGTTGTCAGGGCGTATTATTCGATGCTCGATGAGATAGTTGGGGAACTTTCTCTTCCTGAACCCGTGAAACTCTCGGACCTTCTGAATTTCAGAGAGGTCTTTCGGATAGAACTTTCAGACGAAGAGATAGAGAGCATCTGGAACCATCTGATTCCCATTCTCAGAGAGGCCTTTGAAAAACTTGTCGAGGAAAGAAAGAAAGAGGGTCAAAAGATAGGCGTGGACCTGAAGAGGATCCTGGAAGACCTTTCATCCCGAGTTGAAGAAATAGAAAAAATCTCTGATCAGCTTCCCGCACTTTACCGCGAAAAGATAAAGGAGGAAGTAGAAAAGATCCTTCCACAGGATGTCTCTGTGAAAGAAGACATTCTGGAGAATCATGTGGCTTTCATGGCTACCAAAGCCGATATAAGAGAAGAGATCACCCGGCTCAGAAGTCACATAAAAAGAGCTCTCGAGCTGATAGAAAGCGACGATTCGGTCGGGATGAACCTGGATTTTCTCGGTCAGGAGATGTTGAGGGAGTTGAACACAATCCTTTCCAAGTCCATTTCCGGTGAGATAACCAGCCTTGCTCTCGAGGGGAAGGTACTGGTTTCTCAGTTCAGGGAACAGATTCAGAACGTTGAGTGAGGGGGAGAAAGAATGTACGGTCTGATCAACATCGGTTTTGGAAATGTGGTGGCGGGTGACCGTGTGATCGCCATCGTGAATCCCGAGTCCTCTCCTTTGAAGAGAATGAAAGATGAGGCGAAGCTTGAGGGGAAGCTCATCGATGCCACATATGGAAGAAAAACAAGATCGATCATCATCACGGACAGTAACCATATCATTCTGAGTGCCATCCAGCCGGAAACGATCGCTCAGAGATTCATGGAGAACTTCTACGAAATAGAAAGAGTGTTGCGAGAAACGAAAAAATAGGAGTGTGGTTGATGAAAGGAGAGCTTTTCGTCATCTGTGGTCCTTCCGGTGCGGGAAAAACCAGTATAATCAAAGAGGTTCTCAAAAGGCTGGACAACGTGGTCTTTTCCGTTTCCTGCACGACGAGGCCGAAGCGACCGTACGAGGAAGACGGTAAGGATTACTTCTTCATCACAGAAGAAGAGTTTTTGAAGCGTGTTGAAAGAGGAGAGTTTCTCGAGTGGGCTCGTGTCCACGGTCATCTCTACGGGACTCTTCGCTCTTTTGTGGAATCCCATATTAACGAAGGAAAAGATGTTGTACTCGACATAGACGTTCAGGGGGCACTTTCGGTGAAAAAGAAATACTCAGGTGCGGTGTTCATCTATGTGGCTCCTCCATCCTATGCAGATCTGAGGGAACGTATACTCAAAAGAGGAACAGAAAAGGAAGCGGACGTGCTTGTAAGGCTCGAAAACGCCAAGTGGGAACTCATGTTCATGGATGAGTTCGATTATATCGTGATAAACGAAAGGCTCGAAGATGCTGTGGAAGTGGTTGTGTCGATTGTGAGAACCGAGAGGGCAAAAGTCATCAGAAATCAGGACAGGATAGAACAGTTCAAGATGGAGGTGAAAGGATGGAAAAGATGGTGAAGTTCAATCTCAGGTACGATGAACTGTTGAAGAAGATACCATACAAGTACGCTATACCTGTTGTTGTGGCAAAGCGTGCAGAAGCGATCAGAGAATACGCCAGACCGTTCGTAATTACAGATGACGAAAATCCTGTCAGTATCGCCTTTATGGAACTCAGCATGAACTACATCAGGATTAAAAACGAAGAGATATTGAAAGCACTCATTCCGAAGGTGAAGTGAGGATGAGAATAGTACTCGGTGTCAGTAGCGGCATAGCGATATACAAGGCTGTGGATTTGGCAAGCAAGTTGAGAAAAGAAGGGCATGAACTTCACGTAGTGATGACGCCGGACGCCACCAGAATGATTTCTCCGGTGTTGTTTTCCGCTGTTGGAAACTGTTCTGTGTATTATGACTGGATGGATGTCAATGATGGATGGATCCCGCACACTGAGCTTTCCAGAACAGCGGACGTGCTCGTTGTTGCCCCCGCGACTGCGAACACCATTTCAAAGATTGCAAACGGAATAGCGGACAACCTCCTCACGCTCGTCGCTCTCGCTTTTGATAAAGACGCGAAGATTCTTGTTCCCACGATGAATTACCGTATGTACAACAACAGACTGCTCCAA
Proteins encoded in this window:
- a CDS encoding DNA-directed RNA polymerase subunit omega; the encoded protein is MEKMVKFNLRYDELLKKIPYKYAIPVVVAKRAEAIREYARPFVITDDENPVSIAFMELSMNYIRIKNEEILKALIPKVK
- a CDS encoding lysophospholipid acyltransferase family protein translates to MRKIKDLLLTLYFYFIATVYIVFYGGYVLFRSFLMRDREKARKYVLKEIEKFGKRAFTWLFSDVIVEGRENIPKDKNFVVAANHQSLMDIPLILGFVATGAFIAKEELRKIPGVNWYIRYLNGVFLDRKNPRRAVRALREAIEKLKSGVTFIVFPEGTRSPDGRVLPFKKDSLMIAMKTGVPVLPVSIWGTYLLIPKGRWTFTPGKVFLKIHEPIDPKKFSSEEELRKYVEEVVKRGVEELETRWSK
- a CDS encoding cysteine desulfurase family protein produces the protein MKVYFDNNATTRVDDRVLEEMIVFYREKYGNPNSAHGMGIEVNLHMEKAREKVAKILGVSPSEIFFTSCATESINWVLKTVAETFEKRKRTIITTPVEHKAVLETVKYLSMKGFKVKYVPVDSRGVVKLEELEKLVDEDTFLVSIMAANNEVGTIQPVEDVVRIVKKKNREILVHVDAVQTIGKIPFSLERLGVDYASFSAHKFHGPKGVGITYVRRGVPIRPLIHGGGQERGLRSGTQNVPGIVGAARAMEIAVEELSEAAKHMEKLRSKLVSGLKSLGAQIITPLEVSLPNTLSVSFPNIRGSTLQNLLSGYGIYVSTSSACTSKDERLSHVLDAMGIDRQIAQGAIRISLCKYNTEEEVNYFLEKIEEILGFLDLTENNRR
- a CDS encoding DUF370 domain-containing protein, with the protein product MYGLINIGFGNVVAGDRVIAIVNPESSPLKRMKDEAKLEGKLIDATYGRKTRSIIITDSNHIILSAIQPETIAQRFMENFYEIERVLRETKK
- a CDS encoding YicC/YloC family endoribonuclease codes for the protein MIRSMTGFSRVEKVSGPYHFRVEVKSLNSKGLNIINQLPGYLSMKEIDLNNLVQEYVNRGKVQIRIQVKFLEPPKVLEIDKNVVRAYYSMLDEIVGELSLPEPVKLSDLLNFREVFRIELSDEEIESIWNHLIPILREAFEKLVEERKKEGQKIGVDLKRILEDLSSRVEEIEKISDQLPALYREKIKEEVEKILPQDVSVKEDILENHVAFMATKADIREEITRLRSHIKRALELIESDDSVGMNLDFLGQEMLRELNTILSKSISGEITSLALEGKVLVSQFREQIQNVE
- the gmk gene encoding guanylate kinase, which produces MKGELFVICGPSGAGKTSIIKEVLKRLDNVVFSVSCTTRPKRPYEEDGKDYFFITEEEFLKRVERGEFLEWARVHGHLYGTLRSFVESHINEGKDVVLDIDVQGALSVKKKYSGAVFIYVAPPSYADLRERILKRGTEKEADVLVRLENAKWELMFMDEFDYIVINERLEDAVEVVVSIVRTERAKVIRNQDRIEQFKMEVKGWKRW